The following are encoded in a window of Peromyscus maniculatus bairdii isolate BWxNUB_F1_BW_parent chromosome X, HU_Pman_BW_mat_3.1, whole genome shotgun sequence genomic DNA:
- the LOC102922534 gene encoding spindlin-2 has product MKSPHKKAAAREQRREAVGHHVGSTTIKKKKAAQKRQRSRSSSQSRRNIVGCRISHGWKEGDEPITQWKGTVLDQVPINPSLYLVKYDGIDCVYGLELHRDERILKLKILPDKVSFSRVSDVRLANTIIGKAVEHLFEGEHGSKDEWRGMVLAQAPIMNAWFYITYEKDPVLYMYQLLDDYKEGDLRIMPESSASPPADREPEGVVDGLIGKHVEYTKEDGSKRTGKVIHQVKAKPSVYFIKFDDDFHIYVYDLVKKNC; this is encoded by the coding sequence ATGAAGTCCCCTCACAAAAAAGCAGCTGCAAGAGAGCAAAGGAGAGAAGCTGTTGGTCACCACGTTGGCTCTACAACCATCAAGAAGAAAAAAGCTGctcagaagaggcagaggagcagaTCTTCATCCCAGTCCCGAAGGAACATCGTGGGCTGCAGAATTTCTCAcgggtggaaggaaggagatgagCCCATCACCCAGTGGAAAGGAACTGTTCTGGATCAGGTGCCTATAAACCCCTCTCTCTATCTGGTGAAATACGATGGAATTGACTGTGTCTATGGACTGGAACTTCACAGAGATGAAAGGATTTTAAAGCTTAAAATCCTTCCTGATAAGGTGTCCTTTTCTCGAGTCAGCGATGTGCGCCTTGCTAATACCATAATTGGCAAGGCAGTAGAACACTTATTTGAGGGTGAGCATGGCTCTAAGGATGAATGGAGGGGGATGGTTCTGGCCCAAGCGCCTATCATGAATGCCTGGTTTTATATTACCTATGAGAAAGATCCCGTCCTGTACATGTACCAGCTTCTGGATGATTATAAAGAGGGTGACCTCCGTATCATGCCAGAGTCCAGTGCATCTCCTCCAGCAGACAGGGAGCCAGAAGGAGTTGTAGATGGTCTGATAGGTAAACATGTGGAATATACCAAAGAAGATGGCTCCAAGAGGACAGGCAAGGTCATTCACCAAGTGAAAGCCAAGCCCTCTGTGTACTTCATCAAGTTTGATGATGATTTCCATATCTATGTCTATGATTTAGTGAAGAAGAACTGTTAG